A genomic segment from Elusimicrobiaceae bacterium encodes:
- a CDS encoding EFR1 family ferrodoxin (N-terminal region resembles flavodoxins. C-terminal ferrodoxin region binds two 4Fe-4S clusters.), translated as MKTVIYAFSGTGNSLHAAQLLSAALGGETRHIPAELKAGRFSCEAETVGFVFPVYCWAAPGIVETFIAGLEFSGSPYIFAVATYAGSKGYALGHVQAALNPKGAKLAAGFGLKMPSNYLPFPQVKPAEECAGLLKKADSELLEIAEKVKIRHTAPVARGFFLPELLLPLLRKFVVHKSGRWDTSFHLNSGCNGCGTCVKVCPAGNIELSGGRPRWRHRCLGCLACANYCPQKAIMMNGFSKKNRYHHPAISAADIESQKIR; from the coding sequence ATGAAAACCGTAATTTACGCATTTTCAGGAACCGGCAACTCACTTCATGCGGCACAACTGCTGTCCGCCGCGCTGGGAGGCGAAACAAGGCACATTCCGGCGGAACTGAAAGCGGGCAGATTCAGCTGCGAAGCGGAGACCGTCGGCTTCGTCTTCCCGGTTTACTGCTGGGCCGCGCCGGGCATTGTGGAAACTTTCATTGCCGGACTGGAATTTTCCGGCTCGCCGTATATCTTCGCGGTGGCGACCTACGCCGGGTCGAAAGGCTACGCGCTGGGCCACGTGCAGGCCGCGCTGAACCCGAAAGGCGCGAAGCTGGCGGCCGGGTTCGGGTTGAAAATGCCGTCGAATTACCTGCCTTTCCCGCAGGTAAAACCGGCGGAAGAATGCGCCGGACTGCTGAAAAAAGCCGATTCGGAACTGCTTGAAATAGCTGAAAAAGTAAAAATCCGTCATACCGCCCCGGTTGCGCGCGGCTTTTTTCTGCCGGAGCTGTTGCTGCCGCTGCTCCGCAAATTCGTGGTGCATAAAAGTGGCCGCTGGGACACCTCTTTTCACCTTAATTCCGGCTGCAATGGCTGCGGCACATGCGTGAAAGTATGTCCGGCCGGCAATATCGAACTTTCCGGCGGCAGGCCGCGCTGGCGGCACCGGTGCCTCGGCTGCCTCGCCTGTGCCAATTACTGCCCGCAAAAAGCGATCATGATGAACGGTTTTTCGAAAAAAAACCGGTATCACCATCCCGCGATATCCGCTGCGGATATCGAGTCCCAGAAAATCAGGTGA